The following nucleotide sequence is from Syntrophorhabdales bacterium.
CCGATTCCACGGCCGCGGCGTTGAAGGGACGCGAGGCCTTGAAGGTGCAATGGGACAAAGGTTCTCACCCTGACATGAATGACGAGTCCGTGGAGAAATCATACTTTGATGGCCTCGAGAAACAGGGCGCTGTGGTGGTAAACAAGGGGGACGCGAAGAAGGCCTTGAGTGAGGCTGCCAAAGTGGTTGAGGCCACATATTTTGTGCCGTTTGTGGCGCATGCTACCATGGAGCCGATGAACTGCACGGCTCATGTGCAGAAAGATCGCTGTGATATATGGGTTCCTACGCAGGGACAGACGCTTACGGTCATGACTGCGGCAGGACTCACCAAGTTACCGCCGGATAAGATAAACGTGCAGACGACATTAGTGGGATGCGGACTCGGACGAAGGGCCCGTCCCGATTTCGTGATCGATGCAGTCACGTGTTCGCAGGCGGTGGGTAAGCCGGTGAAGGTGATGTGGACCCGCGAGGACGACATGAAGTGGGATGCTTATCGTGCTTCCACAGCCCAGAAAATTCGAGTGGGCCTGGACAGCAACGGCAACGTAGTCGGCTGGTCGCACAAGGTTTCATGCACTTCGATTTTGAAGTTCTCGAACCCTGCGGGTATTAAGAATGGCGTGGACGTATACAGCCTCTGGGGTATCTATGATTACGAGAAGACCCCGACCTTCTGCCACACAACCTATGACATCCCTAACTGGTACCTGGAGCAGATTCTTTCAGAGCTGCCTATTCCTGCGGCGCCATGGCGTTCGGTCCAGAATGCACCCAACGCATTTATCATGGAATGTCTTATGGACGAGTTGGCAAAAGCGGCGGGCAAAGACGCCGTTGCGTTCAGGCTGGAACTTCTGAAGAACAATCCACGCGCTGCGCGCACCCTCCAGACGGTCGCGGAAAAAGGCGGCTGGGGGAAACCGGTACCTCAGGGCGTCGGGAGAGGCATTGCCCAGCACTGTTGCTTCGGGAGCAACGTGGCTGCTGTGGCCGACATTTCCGTGAACGAGAAAGACGGAAAGATAAAGGTCCACAAAATCACGTTTGCCATCGACTGCGGCCCGGTGGTGAACCCTGACCCGATAATAGCACAGGCTGAGGGGTGTGCAGTAATGGGCATGAGCACCACATTTATGGAGAAAGTGAGATTCGCGAATGGCGGCGTCAAATCTTCAAATTTCAATGACTATCCCCTCCTCAAGATCAGCGAGATTCCCGAGGTAGAGGTTCACATCATCAAGAGTACAGAGAAGATCGGCGGCATAGGCGAGCCACCCGTGGTGCCGGTGGCACCGGCAATAGCCAACGCGCTCTTCAATCTCACGGGTGCTCGCGTGAGGCGTCTTCCTCTTGACCCAAAAACAGTTCTGGAGGCGCTGAAGAATAAAGGAGCATAGCTGACTTACATTAGGAAAGAATGCCTTTTTCAGGTCCCGCGCACGCTGCGTTGGCGCGGGACCTGAAAAAGGCATCATGGTAATAACAATAATGTCGAGCTAGATTGCCGCATCACGACCATAAGTGTCCCTCGTATATCGCCCTTTCAGTCCCCCGTTACATGGAATCCTCAGTACGGACGCGATTGTGATAAACTCGATCCTGCTGGCACCTCTCTTGCTTACAAAACGAGGGAGTAAGGTTTACGATGTGGTGTCTGGCTGCGGTCTGTGGAAAAAAAGTGTTGAAAGGAGTAGCCTATTTTCAGTGTATGCGTTGCTAATGGCCTTTTGCCCGTGATGATCCGGGTAAGTATTGCAAAAGTGTCCGAACTGTCGTCGATAAAGGCCACAGGTGTATGATGAAGAAAAAGGTCCTGATTCTTGTCGCGGTTCTTCTGGTTCTCGGCGGTGGACTGTTT
It contains:
- a CDS encoding molybdopterin cofactor-binding domain-containing protein; this translates as KHKKSNKTLTYGKLCRVASELPIPQNPPLKKESEFRYMGKPMARLDIPEKVAGTGIFGLDVQVPGMLYGVIARPPAYGAKPTSFDEKAAMAVKGVAKVAQTPNGVAVIADSTAAALKGREALKVQWDKGSHPDMNDESVEKSYFDGLEKQGAVVVNKGDAKKALSEAAKVVEATYFVPFVAHATMEPMNCTAHVQKDRCDIWVPTQGQTLTVMTAAGLTKLPPDKINVQTTLVGCGLGRRARPDFVIDAVTCSQAVGKPVKVMWTREDDMKWDAYRASTAQKIRVGLDSNGNVVGWSHKVSCTSILKFSNPAGIKNGVDVYSLWGIYDYEKTPTFCHTTYDIPNWYLEQILSELPIPAAPWRSVQNAPNAFIMECLMDELAKAAGKDAVAFRLELLKNNPRAARTLQTVAEKGGWGKPVPQGVGRGIAQHCCFGSNVAAVADISVNEKDGKIKVHKITFAIDCGPVVNPDPIIAQAEGCAVMGMSTTFMEKVRFANGGVKSSNFNDYPLLKISEIPEVEVHIIKSTEKIGGIGEPPVVPVAPAIANALFNLTGARVRRLPLDPKTVLEALKNKGA